One region of Gorilla gorilla gorilla isolate KB3781 chromosome 15, NHGRI_mGorGor1-v2.1_pri, whole genome shotgun sequence genomic DNA includes:
- the LOC129526772 gene encoding cyclin-dependent kinases regulatory subunit 1-like — MSHKQIHYSDKYDDEEFEYRHVMLPKDIAKLVPKTHLMSESEWRNLGIQQSQGWVHYMTHESEPHILLFRRPPPKKPKK, encoded by the coding sequence ATGTCACACAAACAAATTCACTATTCGGACAAATATGACGATGAGGAGTTTGAGTATCGACATGTCATGCTGCCCAAGGACATAGCCAAACTGGTCCCTAAAACCCATTTGATGTCTGAATCTGAATGGAGGAATCTTGGCATTCAGCAGAGTCAGGGATGGGTCCATTATATGACCCATGAATCAGAACCTCATATCTTGCTGTTCCGGCGCCCACCACCCAAGAAGCCAAAGAAATGA